Part of the Salvia hispanica cultivar TCC Black 2014 unplaced genomic scaffold, UniMelb_Shisp_WGS_1.0 HiC_scaffold_1186, whole genome shotgun sequence genome, CGAAAACCGTCAGCTTCGTCAGCTCCCCGATCTCCTCCGGCAAGCAGCCGCGGAGGCCGGCGTTCATCAGGATTATCTCGTTCAGCGTCGCCGCCATCTTCCCGATCCCCGCGGGCAGGCACCCCCGGATGTCGTTGTTCGCGATGACCAACACGGAAACCGTCGAGTTCCCGAGGTTTTTCGGCAGGTTGAGCTTGAAGCGGTTGTTGTTTATGAAGAGCGCGTCGAGTTTCAGGTCGAATAGCTCGTCGGGGACGTCGCCGGAGAATTTGTTGTACCGGAGGTCGAGGAATTTGAGCTCCGGGAGGCAGAGGACGACCGCCGGAAAGTCGCCGGAAAGTAAGTTGTTGCTGACGTCGAGCTCGTAGAGGAGGCGGAGGTGGCGGAAGGAGGCGGGGAGGGTGCCCTTGAAGCGGTTGGAGTTGAGGTGGAAGACCGCGAGGTCGGTTAGTAGGCCGAGCTCCTCGGGGAGCGTGCCGGAGAGTCGGGCGTGGTTGAGGTCGATGCCGGCCACGGTGGTGGTGTGGGGGTCGTCGGGGGCGGGGGCGCAGTAGACGCCGGTGTAGGAGCAGACGTCGTGGCCGTGCCACGTGGCGGTGATGTTTTTGGGGTCATCGGTGATGGTGTGCTTCCAAGCTTGGAGGGCTATCAAGGCATTGGAGAGTCTAGGGTTTGGGAAGTAGGGTTTTTGTTGGTGAGATGGATTAGTGATGGAGAGGATTAGTGTGAGGGTGATTAGTAGTAATGGTGATGGGATTTTCATTTTGTGATGATTTTGGAGAGTTGAGATTGGGAGGGGTTTATATAGTAGTGTGTTGTTCGAGATTAGatgattaaattatgtttGCAAATGGATCAACATATCTTAGTTtcgtagtagtataaaatttgtagtgtgtgtttgtgatGGAAATTGTggtttaactatttttaaaatcatcaGTTGTTGGTGATTTTGGCTAATTGAATGTTTTGTActactaattttgaaaaaaataatgggAATATGTAGCTAgtggattaaaataatatgtgCTTGACTTCATCAGAAGGTGATGAGAAAGAAGGGATAGTTGTTTTGGAAGTTCTTACgtagattatttaattaataaagggTGTTAGCAATATTGAAAAGGCAAAAAAACGGATGAAGATTGTGTTATGATTTCACCAGAAACACGGTGTTTAGTTTCGGTGGC contains:
- the LOC125198060 gene encoding leucine-rich repeat extensin-like protein 6 produces the protein MKIPSPLLLITLTLILSITNPSHQQKPYFPNPRLSNALIALQAWKHTITDDPKNITATWHGHDVCSYTGVYCAPAPDDPHTTTVAGIDLNHARLSGTLPEELGLLTDLAVFHLNSNRFKGTLPASFRHLRLLYELDVSNNLLSGDFPAVVLCLPELKFLDLRYNKFSGDVPDELFDLKLDALFINNNRFKLNLPKNLGNSTVSVLVIANNDIRGCLPAGIGKMAATLNEIILMNAGLRGCLPEEIGELTKLTVFDVSENDLVGSLPESMGKMKSLEQLNVAGNRLSGQIPASICTLPRLENFTYSDNYFCGEDHSCLKLKDKDDTKNCIPYRPKQRSSQECHDFYSHPVDCGSFGCSRRSPPPPPPPPPPPPPHHY